The Aedes aegypti strain LVP_AGWG chromosome 1, AaegL5.0 Primary Assembly, whole genome shotgun sequence sequence CCTTGTGGAGCGTTCGAAAAACGTCAAAGCCTACTGTATTACGATTTGAGTGACATTTGGTGCGCGATAGGGTTGCCAGCTTCAATCGCGTTGATCGCAGGGTTCAAACGCCAAGCGCTCGTTTCGAGCCGCCAGAATGTGCCATTCATTTCCGATTTTTCTCTTCCTGCAGGAAAGATTTCGCTAActacaacagcaacaacaacggCAGATGGATTCGAATTACCACAAGTCGCGGAATTTgaagcaacaacaacaaaaagaaGAACGGCAGAACGGTCAGCAGTGCGAGAGCTGAACTAAATTTAAACCCTCTCGCCTCGCAGTTTTTTGTGAcagcagaagccagaagccGTGATTCAGTGTGCGCTTGTGTTGACGGCGGAAACGTCACCGAAAGCCGTACGCGCGGGAAAACGCGAATGCGCGGGTGGGGAAAGTGAGCGTGACAGTGACCGGCGGAGGAAGAAAATAGTTGAAATCTATCTAAGAATAGTCCGTTATGGGCCACTTCTAGGCAACATGAAATTATAATAGCGAAAATATATCGCAAtttcttcaggtttttttttctgtcgggCGAAAGCTAAACTCATCGGCCTGATCTGCGCACGTATGTGTTGAGACGAGAGAAGATTGTGTTAGCgatgtatatttatttttagtAGTCGATCACACATTTTTTCGGTGTAGAATCCGGAGAGAGAGTGAAAATAGCGGAAGGCAGGGAAGAGAAAAATAGAGCAAGTGTctcgacgcgagcgctgcgttAGCCCTCCCGTGAAGAGACGACGCCGCGTGCATGTGTGACAAGCCGTTTTGGCTCCGCGAGTGAATCCAGCGAAAAAAGCTAAAAAAAGGTGTTATTGTGATGCAAATTTCTTCCACAGATCGCTACCAATCATCCGAAACCAGCATCGAATGATCAAAAGTGAAAGAGAATTCCGAATATCTCGAGAAGAACAGCAGTGAGACGAAGTTTCGTCGAAGAACCGTCAGGGAGCGCCACCTGTGGCGAGTAATTGAGTGCTTGGTTCTATCTTCATTGTTGAGTGTCCCACGTGGAATCCAGTATGGAATCGGCTAGATCCGCTCACGATCATCGCCCGGTCAACGGATCCGGCAGCCGTAGTTAGCAGTGTTTCTTCTGGATGAATCCTTCACTACTGCGCTACATCGAATTCTGCACAACTAGTCTTAACTCACTGGAAGTAACCACAAACTAAACTGACAACCGTGAACCGTGAATCGTTCtccgtaaaaacaatactttcgCGCGTCTTCGTGTTCTCTACTGTTGATCTTTCACTATTCTGTCGCGTTTCCTCGTCCCGTTCGATCGATTGACCGCCCGCTCATTCTTCCAATCGGCTCCGTCGCTACCGAGAAACGTCTGCACGACCGGCACACGACTTAGTCGCAGCTCACAATCCAACTGCCACACCGAGGCTCACCCAACGGGTTCGGATTCCTTTCGCGATCGCTTCCGCACCACATCTTGGCGCCCTGTGCACCGTCTAGCAGCTGTAGAGTAGTTGTTTGACACACTAACCATCCACCTGCATTTAAATTGAACTTGCACATTGCACGGAACCTTACTCCTCCACTACCTGGTCCTGGCGACTCCCTGGTCCTCGAATAACCCCCTCTCACTCAACAATTCGGTGGCTGACTTTGTGGGCTGTGCTTCCATCTGTAGTAGTTCTAACTCCGTACTCTAACGGCTCCAGTGTTGTGCATTGCTGTGGTGGTGGTCGATCGCTTGCGCTAGCTTTAGACTTCATCTCCTCCAAGGTAGTCTCCAATTGGCAGAGCACTTCTCCGGCGGCCTGCTCCTCTCTGACATACTAACCTGCACTATCCTCGACCCCCTCTCCGCTCACACCCTGCACCATGGCAACAAGGGGTTTCAGCGTCCGCAACACGTTAGGATACGGCTTTGGCGTCCTCCTCGTGATCGCATTATCAGCGGCAACAGCGTCAGTAAATAATGGTGTCAGCAACGGCACCCCGGCGAATCAGTCGGACCGTGCGGCTGCTGTACCCGCAGGGCACCACATCAAGGACGACGATACGACCTGCGAGGACGGGTTGCTCCTGAAGGTGTGGGAACCGCAGGACAACCTGACCACCGGCGATCGTTTCGCGCGTGGTATGGTGTACTTCTTCGCACTGCTTTATCTGTTCATCGGTGTGTCGATCGTCAGTGACCGTTTTATGGCTGCTATTGAAGTTATAACATCGAAGGAGAAGGAGGTCCGGGTGAAGAAACCGGGCGGCGAAGAGCAAATCGTCGTCGTCCGCGTTTGGAACGAGACGGTTGCCAATCTTACACTGATGGCACTCGGCTCCAGCGCACCTGAGATTCTGTTGTCAATCATTGAAATTGTAGCTAAAAACTTCAATGCCGGTGACTTGGGTCCTGGTACCATCGTCGGTTCCGCTGCCTACAATCTCTTCGTTATCATAGCAATTTGCGTCCTGGTTATACCCGACGGGGAGGTACGTAAAATCAAACATCTCCGAGTATTCTTCGTGACAGCGACTTGGTCGGTATTTGCTTACATCTGGCTTTACCTCATCCTAGCACAGATTACCCCAGGGCGCGTAGATGTTTGGGAAGGTTTCCTCACGTTTTTGTTTTTCCCCGCAACCGTAGTGACGGCCTACATCGCTGACCGGAGACTACTGATCTACAAGTACATTGGTAAGCAGTACCGCATGAACAAGCGTGGCGTCATCGTCCAGGTAGAGGCCGAGTCGGCGCTTGAGATGAATAATCGGGACGAGAAATTGAATACTATCGATGAGAACGGCGGCATTACCGAGGAGGTCCGCGATTTCGAAGAGTCACGTCGCGAGTACATTTCCACCTTGAAAGATTTGCGCAAAAAGTATCCTCAGCATGATCTCGAACAGCTTGAGATAATGGCCCAAGAACAGTTGATGAACAAAGGACCCAAGTCGCGTGCATTCTACCGCATCCAGGCAACTCGCAAGATGATGGGCAGTGGTAACATTATGCGAAAGATCTCCGAACGGGCGCAGTCGGATCTGAGCGAAGTCAAGGCCGAACTGCAGCGCGTAGACGTCGACGAGCCGATCGAAGAGGACGCCGTCTGCAAGGTGTTTTTCGAGCCCGGTCACTATACGGTCATGGAGTCGGTCGGGACGTTCGATGTGCGCGTCGTGCGTCGCGGCGATTTGTCTTCCACGGTTACGGTCGATTATGAAACGGAGGACGGTTCGGCTGAGGCCGGTTCGGATTATATCGGCAAGAAGGGTACCCTCACGTTCCCACCCGGTGTCGATGAGCAGCGCTTCCAGATCGAGGTTATCGACGACGATGTGTTCGAGCAGGATGAGCACTTCTATATCCGGTTGAGCAACGTTTCGGAACCGGCAACACTGTCGACGCCCAAGGTGGCCACCGTTATGATTCTGGACGACGATCACTCGGGTATCTTTGCGCTGGCCAGCAAGGACCACGAGTTGGTTGAGTCGGTTGGTGTGTACGAGCTCAAGGTGCAACGGTACAGCGGTGCCCGCGGTCGGGTGCGGGTTCCGTACTGGACCGAGGATGGTACCGGCAAGGCCGGCAAGGATTACGAGGAGCAACGCGGCGAGCTGATCTTCGAGAACAACGAAATAGAGTGAGTACCATTTTTATCATAGTTCATTTATCCCTGAATTTTTGGTATAATATGGCATAGAATCACCAAAAGCGTCTCGACCATGGTTTTATATTCAATAAGATGTTTTTGTAGCTTGATGAcaatatttgaacaaaaaacgattaatttcaagaatcattcccaatctattttttaaattttcctggGTGCCCTGTTTTATTGCACGATCCATTTTGATAATTACTGTTTTTTACCTTATGGGTGTCTCATTTTGAGACAAATTATCCCATTTACTGATTTTAATACAAGTGTATGCCTTCAATTAGTATATTCCAGTCATTGGTGGATAAGATTATTGCTAACCCTAAAAGTCCCGGGACAGACCTCTTATTTTCAATCGACTTTTACTTAGAAATGAATTAGTTCAGTGAAATGCGGTTTTCATCATGATTCCGGTTTCTGAGATGATTTCATGACGTTCAAGCATTGTAGCTTTGagtcaaattttcatttattcttTGGTACCGACTCCATCCCGAAAAGAATCTCCGGAACCAGGTTCtgactacagtatggcccataaaaaaaatgcgaaaattgtttgaacgtgaatacaGCATCCACaggcgttattttcatagtttttaatatgaatgtaatttatgattattgtagtatgttctgacacaacttcgctatccaggacaattgttgtcatattttttttactgtccTTAATAACgcaataaagcaaataagttcaaaggggttttccgcccaaagctagaaacagcgtctgattgtcgtatactctggtgatgaacttacaactttcaaaaatcacactttattgttgaagattttagtttgtttggtataaGAGGATGGAAGAGTTTTTAGAGAACGTGttcttcatgatcacaataaaatattttgccagggtcatagttttgagggcatttgcatcttataggtttgatctgcctttattttttgttaaagttgaataaaaaataaatacggaggcctataacagatttttgagcatAAAGTTTGTttcttcggttagagacaacttatatcaatacaagctcataggttttgagcaaaacggagccgcttatgaCACTTATATGaaagttcaatcaaagctctccaaaatgagtcgttttttcgaaaatatgtttaagtttccaattacccaggtattAACCGATTCTATCATTtaatatgggcgtatgctggagacaaggcctgtgaagaatctcacgccatcgttgatgttttagaagctttcatcacacagatattgaactcgacgtccgcatgataaaatttgaaggtatgcttccaattcctctcgggtaaggtgaaagtaacagatataaatcatgtccaaagcgaataACTGAGTCTCAATAGATTGAAcaataatgaataatatttatgtttcgttcacattttctatgtaaaaactaccataaaacatcatatgatgattttcgcatatttttatgggccatactgtaattcCATCGATCACAGTGGGAACTGCATTTAATTAAATTCATTTGTTTCTGAGgaaacaaatgaaaataaaaggtCTGTTCCGGGGCTTTGAGAGGTAATACATAGTACATCCGACACTAATATCATTCATATTGGCTGTAATTCATTGTGTTGAGCAAACTTTTCGAGTGTTTCTATCtccggaaaaaaaaatcgtcctaCGGGTGTCCCATTCTGTGTGGTTCTTTTCGGTaataaatagattttttttttgaaagccaaATGCAATTCCAGATCCGTTATATTAATATTTCTGAAATCTCTgaattccgatttttttttggagatccatggagaaatttttagtagTTTTACGCTAAGGTGTTAATTAgctcagggtgtctactacctggaaaaacctaaAAAGCCTGGAATTattagggaattttattcatcctggaattctcagggaatttttaCTGTACTTAGGTAAATTATTTTAAAGCGGTATTACATGGTAGAATGACACAACatcttttcaatcaaaacattttCGTCTGCACCGCTATCAAAACGCTAATTGACATGTGTAGACAAGGAAGCAGAAGATTGTCAAGTTGGTAAAAGCAAGTACAGTTCTAGTTGGGCGTCATTCATGAGCATGTGAACATAGTTGAGAACGTCCTAtttttttcctgcaaatttgtgtgacctctggaattgaacaactttgtggaacacaccaactttccacgacttaccgttttcgattcaaattgaaaagtctctcggttacttacttttgtctttgaacaaccctctgaaactcaatgtaaaatgactgcaatgtaataattctctcaggtgaaatttcaagttatttgtagttcgtcatccaaatttcagccaattcgaactaccagaagctgagagcACCCCAAAcatgggcattttgtatggaaaaaacagcatttggttactaacttatgtgaCTGACTGTAAGTCCTCTATTAGTTAGCCCTGAAGAACAGCTTAatattcaaagaagggaaaatcgttAATGGAGTGTTGTAAATGCAGTTGCTTAATGGACAACCCATTTACATCGTGGTAATTTATTTCGGATTTTTATAGCCCCTTGTGgtattttgtccatacaaaagttgtaaaatttgtGTGGACCGTG is a genomic window containing:
- the LOC5576390 gene encoding sodium/calcium exchanger 1 isoform X1, which translates into the protein MATRGFSVRNTLGYGFGVLLVIALSAATASVNNGVSNGTPANQSDRAAAVPAGHHIKDDDTTCEDGLLLKVWEPQDNLTTGDRFARGMVYFFALLYLFIGVSIVSDRFMAAIEVITSKEKEVRVKKPGGEEQIVVVRVWNETVANLTLMALGSSAPEILLSIIEIVAKNFNAGDLGPGTIVGSAAYNLFVIIAICVLVIPDGEVRKIKHLRVFFVTATWSVFAYIWLYLILAQITPGRVDVWEGFLTFLFFPATVVTAYIADRRLLIYKYIGKQYRMNKRGVIVQVEAESALEMNNRDEKLNTIDENGGITEEVRDFEESRREYISTLKDLRKKYPQHDLEQLEIMAQEQLMNKGPKSRAFYRIQATRKMMGSGNIMRKISERAQSDLSEVKAELQRVDVDEPIEEDAVCKVFFEPGHYTVMESVGTFDVRVVRRGDLSSTVTVDYETEDGSAEAGSDYIGKKGTLTFPPGVDEQRFQIEVIDDDVFEQDEHFYIRLSNVSEPATLSTPKVATVMILDDDHSGIFALASKDHELVESVGVYELKVQRYSGARGRVRVPYWTEDGTGKAGKDYEEQRGELIFENNEIEKTIQLVIIEEGSYEKDVLFYVNLGEPQQIGDDELTGLIEAAESKAPEELTEEDKMALLGRPKAGDIVRAQLRIKESKEFKNTVDKLVQRANASILIGTSSWKEQFIEAITVSAGDDEGDMEGEEAPSPSCSDYIMHFLTLFWKIIFAFIPPTDMAGGYLCFVISILCIGVVTAIIGDVASHFGCTLGIKDSVTAIIFVALGTSIPDTFASKVAAIQDKYADASVGNVTGSNAVNVFLGIGVAWTIAAVYHAFHGRSFDVDPGTLAFSVTLFCSEAFIAIIVLVLRRNPKVGGGELGGPRKPKYLTAFFFFSLWIIYLVMSSLEAYGVIKGF
- the LOC5576390 gene encoding sodium/calcium exchanger 1 isoform X2; the encoded protein is MATRGFSVRNTLGYGFGVLLVIALSAATASVNNGVSNGTPANQSDRAAAVPAGHHIKDDDTTCEDGLLLKVWEPQDNLTTGDRFARGMVYFFALLYLFIGVSIVSDRFMAAIEVITSKEKEVRVKKPGGEEQIVVVRVWNETVANLTLMALGSSAPEILLSIIEIVAKNFNAGDLGPGTIVGSAAYNLFVIIAICVLVIPDGEVRKIKHLRVFFVTATWSVFAYIWLYLILAQITPGRVDVWEGFLTFLFFPATVVTAYIADRRLLIYKYIGKQYRMNKRGVIVQVEAESALEMNNRDEKLNTIDENGGITEEVRDFEESRREYISTLKDLRKKYPQHDLEQLEIMAQEQLMNKGPKSRAFYRIQATRKMMGSGNIMRKISERAQSDLSEVKAELQRVDVDEPIEEDAVCKVFFEPGHYTVMESVGTFDVRVVRRGDLSSTVTVDYETEDGSAEAGSDYIGKKGTLTFPPGVDEQRFQIEVIDDDVFEQDEHFYIRLSNVSEPATLSTPKVATVMILDDDHSGIFALASKDHELVESVGVYELKVQRYSGARGRVRVPYWTEDGTGKAGKDYEEQRGELIFENNEIEKTIQLVIIEEGSYEKDVLFYVNLGEPQQIGGLIEAAESKAPEELTEEDKMALLGRPKAGDIVRAQLRIKESKEFKNTVDKLVQRANASILIGTSSWKEQFIEAITVSAGDDEGDMEGEEAPSPSCSDYIMHFLTLFWKIIFAFIPPTDMAGGYLCFVISILCIGVVTAIIGDVASHFGCTLGIKDSVTAIIFVALGTSIPDTFASKVAAIQDKYADASVGNVTGSNAVNVFLGIGVAWTIAAVYHAFHGRSFDVDPGTLAFSVTLFCSEAFIAIIVLVLRRNPKVGGGELGGPRKPKYLTAFFFFSLWIIYLVMSSLEAYGVIKGF